The following coding sequences lie in one Danio rerio strain Tuebingen ecotype United States chromosome 25, GRCz12tu, whole genome shotgun sequence genomic window:
- the LOC108181672 gene encoding major histocompatibility complex class I-related gene protein isoform X2 produces the protein MQCKFTDSLVLIFSLVFPLASYGYSPPVSGSHSIRMFATYIKGKTPFPELSGVVMLDDIRVLYYNGVTDSFLARGNTTAEDDVFDPDDLENIKGFIKSEFSFLNAQNTFTKTDGIFVSQILAMCELKDDGEPGQMIGQDAFERLTIFTVLYADNKCTIDINLNISQEQKEKIIEGVKNYYRNLIQPFCYKTLKVYLKKRKDQVNRKVEPKVRIFHKANLDFGGFRVSCLATGFYPRHINLTLLRDGQPVSDHEFTGGDLLPNGDGTYQMRKSLEIRAEDSEKHKYTCSFKHLDKEWHIDLAEPHRNTIWIAVSVLLVCAIIVGLAMLIWKRYQTARQRENEPNNHQTTHMNAPEDVDLMDHSRVE, from the exons GCTCTCACTCCATAAGGATGTTTGCAACGTACATTAAAGGAAAAACGCCATTTCCTGAATTAAGTGGTGTAGTTATGCTGGATGATATCAGAGTTCTGTACTATAATGGTGTTACAGATAGTTTCTTAGCAAGAGGAAACACAACAGCTGAAGATGATGTGTTTGATCCAGACGATCTCGAAAATATTAAAGGGTTTATAAAATCAgagtttagttttttaaatgcacaaaacacCTTTACTAAAACTGATG GTATTTTTGTCTCTCAAATTCTGGCAATGTGTGAGCTAAAGGATGATGGTGAACCAGGACAAATGATTGGACAAGATGCTTTCGAAAGATTAACCATATTTACGGTGCTATATGCTGACAATAAATGTACCATCGACATCAACTTAAACATCTCACaggaacaaaaagaaaaaattattgaAGGAGTCAAAAACTATTATAGAAATCTAATCCAACCATTCTGCTATAAGACACTCAAGGTTTACCTTAAGAAAAGGAAGGATCAAGTCAATAGAAAAG TGGAACCAAAAGTCAGAATATTTCACAAAGCAAACTTGGACTTTGGAGGTTTTCGTGTGAGCTGTTTGGCGACAGGATTTTACCCTCGTCACATCAACCTGACCTTGTTAAGAGATGGACAGCCTGTATCTGATCATGAGTTCACTGGAGGAGATCTGCTGCCCAATGGAGACGGGACGTACCAGATGAGAAAGAGTCTGGAGATCAGAGCAGAGGACAgtgaaaaacacaaatacaccTGCTCTTTTAAACACCTGGACAAAGAATGGCACATTGATTTGG CTGAACCTCACAGAAACACCATATGGATCGCTGTTTCTGTCCTGTTGGTATGTGCTATAATTGTTGGTTTGGCAATGCTTATTTGGAAGAGATACCAAACAGCAAGACAGAGAGAAAATG aaCCAAATAACCACCAAACTACACATATGAATGCACCTGAAGATGTGGATCTGATGGATCACTCCAGGGTGGAGTAA
- the LOC108181672 gene encoding major histocompatibility complex class I-related gene protein isoform X1 codes for MQCKFTDSLVLIFSLVFPLASYGYSPPVSGSHSIRMFATYIKGKTPFPELSGVVMLDDIRVLYYNGVTDSFLARGNTTAEDDVFDPDDLENIKGFIKSEFSFLNAQNTFTKTDGIFVSQILAMCELKDDGEPGQMIGQDAFERLTIFTVLYADNKCTIDINLNISQEQKEKIIEGVKNYYRNLIQPFCYKTLKVYLKKRKDQVNRKVEPKVRIFHKANLDFGGFRVSCLATGFYPRHINLTLLRDGQPVSDHEFTGGDLLPNGDGTYQMRKSLEIRAEDSEKHKYTCSFKHLDKEWHIDLAEPHRNTIWIAVSVLLVCAIIVGLAMLIWKRYQTARQRENEPNNHQTTHMNAPEDVDLMDHSRDLQSLIRGKRDLLSGTKLLMNWKQLVPELFAIFLCSFKVNSFACTDCTSFESVLITWLRVQETALSRK; via the exons GCTCTCACTCCATAAGGATGTTTGCAACGTACATTAAAGGAAAAACGCCATTTCCTGAATTAAGTGGTGTAGTTATGCTGGATGATATCAGAGTTCTGTACTATAATGGTGTTACAGATAGTTTCTTAGCAAGAGGAAACACAACAGCTGAAGATGATGTGTTTGATCCAGACGATCTCGAAAATATTAAAGGGTTTATAAAATCAgagtttagttttttaaatgcacaaaacacCTTTACTAAAACTGATG GTATTTTTGTCTCTCAAATTCTGGCAATGTGTGAGCTAAAGGATGATGGTGAACCAGGACAAATGATTGGACAAGATGCTTTCGAAAGATTAACCATATTTACGGTGCTATATGCTGACAATAAATGTACCATCGACATCAACTTAAACATCTCACaggaacaaaaagaaaaaattattgaAGGAGTCAAAAACTATTATAGAAATCTAATCCAACCATTCTGCTATAAGACACTCAAGGTTTACCTTAAGAAAAGGAAGGATCAAGTCAATAGAAAAG TGGAACCAAAAGTCAGAATATTTCACAAAGCAAACTTGGACTTTGGAGGTTTTCGTGTGAGCTGTTTGGCGACAGGATTTTACCCTCGTCACATCAACCTGACCTTGTTAAGAGATGGACAGCCTGTATCTGATCATGAGTTCACTGGAGGAGATCTGCTGCCCAATGGAGACGGGACGTACCAGATGAGAAAGAGTCTGGAGATCAGAGCAGAGGACAgtgaaaaacacaaatacaccTGCTCTTTTAAACACCTGGACAAAGAATGGCACATTGATTTGG CTGAACCTCACAGAAACACCATATGGATCGCTGTTTCTGTCCTGTTGGTATGTGCTATAATTGTTGGTTTGGCAATGCTTATTTGGAAGAGATACCAAACAGCAAGACAGAGAGAAAATG aaCCAAATAACCACCAAACTACACATATGAATGCACCTGAAGATGTGGATCTGATGGATCACTCCAGG GATCTACAAAGCCTGATCCGAGGTAAGCGAGACCTCTTGAGTGGAACTAAACTCTTGATGAATTGGAAACAACTGGTTCCCGAGTTATTTGCCATTTTTTTGTGTTCTTTTAAAGTAAATTCCTTTGCATGCACTGATTGTACCAGTTTTGAGTCAGTTTTGATAACATGGCTGAGAGTACAAGAAACAGCCTTGAGTAGGAAATAG